From one Dehalogenimonas sp. THU2 genomic stretch:
- a CDS encoding diphthine--ammonia ligase: protein MDVFVSWSGGKDCCLAAYRAQKQGHNIRRLASVVTEHSGEVFPHRLPPSVVNLQAEALGIPLTQMVTTVDTYNDSYSKMLQSFQSEGITGGVFGDVSIGNNLAEKHLNWAKSVCEPAGITPIMPLWNEERSSLLRDLVDSGFTAMIIVVGDSHLGKEWLGRKLDTETIAEFQSMAEASPSGHVGYYHTLVVDGPIFSKRLEITDFEPVLSYGNWFMGIKACRLVEKTDLKTKTMVTSPESP from the coding sequence ATGGATGTTTTCGTATCATGGAGTGGCGGTAAAGACTGTTGCCTGGCTGCATACCGGGCTCAGAAACAGGGGCACAATATTCGGCGTTTAGCCAGTGTTGTCACCGAGCATTCAGGTGAGGTATTCCCTCACCGCCTCCCGCCGAGTGTGGTAAATCTCCAGGCTGAAGCTCTGGGTATTCCCCTGACTCAGATGGTGACTACCGTTGACACCTATAATGACAGTTATAGTAAAATGCTCCAATCTTTCCAGTCAGAGGGTATCACCGGTGGGGTTTTCGGAGACGTCAGTATAGGTAACAATTTAGCAGAGAAACACCTGAATTGGGCAAAGAGTGTTTGTGAACCAGCCGGAATCACCCCTATTATGCCGTTATGGAATGAAGAACGATCTTCGTTGCTGAGGGACTTGGTTGACTCCGGGTTCACCGCTATGATAATCGTTGTCGGTGACTCTCATTTGGGAAAAGAGTGGTTGGGACGGAAACTCGACACCGAAACCATAGCCGAATTCCAGTCTATGGCTGAAGCTTCCCCATCGGGACACGTTGGCTACTATCACACGTTGGTCGTTGACGGACCGATATTTTCCAAAAGGCTGGAGATCACGGACTTTGAACCCGTATTGAGTTACGGTAACTGGTTTATGGGTATCAAGGCTTGCCGTCTGGTTGAAAAAACTGACTTAAAAACCAAAACCATGGTCACCTCTCCGGAGTCGCCCTAA
- a CDS encoding radical SAM protein, which yields MSSSQRGSAREELRVYHVVYEPSFKSIMFHHWTECNLKCQGCYCKREKLDFSLLPDWKYRLATNPPESPPEKLLSLSEALGMISGLSIERAIYIGIEPTLDPGFPSLANALKTQHKAYNILFTNGLVLPDISDIDEIIMSLKAITPELYREYTAADNKKALRNFRKIYETGKKLQAEITLIPGIIEATEVEKAAEFIASVDPGIPLRINGFISLNGVEYRAPTGEEVETAANLAKKHLITVNYLSGDMPRVGEPPIRLF from the coding sequence ATGAGTAGCTCTCAACGAGGAAGCGCCAGAGAAGAACTGCGGGTTTACCACGTCGTTTATGAGCCCAGTTTCAAATCCATAATGTTCCACCATTGGACCGAATGCAACCTTAAGTGCCAAGGGTGCTACTGTAAACGAGAAAAACTGGATTTCTCCCTGTTGCCTGACTGGAAGTACCGTCTGGCGACCAATCCGCCTGAATCTCCGCCGGAGAAACTGCTCTCACTGTCAGAAGCTTTAGGCATGATTTCGGGATTATCCATAGAGCGAGCTATCTATATCGGCATTGAACCGACGCTGGATCCCGGGTTCCCGTCATTAGCTAATGCATTGAAGACACAACACAAGGCCTACAATATCCTCTTCACCAACGGATTGGTGCTGCCCGATATCTCGGATATCGACGAAATCATCATGAGCCTCAAGGCGATCACCCCTGAACTTTATCGTGAATATACCGCCGCGGACAATAAAAAAGCCCTGCGAAACTTCCGAAAAATATATGAGACAGGGAAAAAATTGCAAGCGGAAATAACTCTTATTCCGGGGATTATCGAAGCCACCGAGGTTGAAAAAGCCGCGGAGTTCATTGCTTCGGTAGATCCCGGTATCCCTTTGAGGATCAATGGGTTCATCAGCCTGAACGGGGTCGAATACCGGGCTCCGACGGGTGAGGAAGTTGAGACTGCGGCCAATCTTGCCAAAAAACATTTAATTACAGTGAATTATCTTTCCGGCGATATGCCGAGAGTTGGTGAGCCGCCGATCAGATTGTTCTAA
- a CDS encoding SDR family oxidoreductase, translating into MIIDNAGLDPETLGGNVAVVAGAGHGIGRETARALARIGAQIVAVDKDAVSGGETVRFIEQGGGSGIFVQADITDTDQVAGVFRESVRVFGKVDIVVDNLAFHQRNHQPDSHPLIDQFLPDILKRRYGVIVVLQTNEVESQVTEKSLQMLINRLNREAPGKGMVSLLAFIADSTPGGEKVDPELASAGLAGAIRFADKFHGVTIDYIAGLSKLGLDSQGQPIIPDEPPAEKASGSAGSIAQALEEVMTDFEAEYERLSILVRPVAKRMFQQGTGLKVDEWRVYAGEMSRVLTTGVPDDVKVAEYLNKLGRLRDYLAKQEIEAPNWFKDPDDLVAVLESLAFRKQVVADLIVALESATR; encoded by the coding sequence ATGATAATCGATAACGCGGGACTCGATCCTGAAACACTAGGCGGCAATGTGGCTGTGGTAGCAGGAGCCGGGCATGGGATCGGGCGGGAAACGGCGCGCGCACTCGCCCGGATCGGGGCCCAAATCGTGGCCGTCGATAAAGACGCAGTCAGCGGCGGTGAAACAGTCCGCTTTATCGAGCAAGGGGGCGGCAGCGGCATCTTCGTTCAAGCGGATATCACGGATACGGATCAAGTTGCAGGGGTCTTCAGGGAATCGGTGAGAGTCTTCGGTAAAGTAGATATCGTGGTCGATAACCTGGCATTTCATCAGCGTAACCATCAACCGGATTCTCACCCCTTGATCGATCAGTTTTTGCCAGACATACTGAAACGCCGATATGGCGTAATCGTTGTCCTTCAGACCAATGAGGTCGAATCTCAGGTCACCGAGAAATCTCTCCAAATGTTAATCAACAGATTGAACCGGGAGGCGCCAGGCAAAGGCATGGTTTCGTTGTTGGCTTTTATAGCGGACAGCACTCCAGGTGGAGAAAAGGTTGATCCGGAACTTGCCTCGGCCGGACTAGCCGGAGCGATCCGTTTTGCCGATAAGTTCCATGGTGTAACTATCGATTATATCGCGGGGCTTAGCAAGTTGGGATTGGACTCGCAAGGTCAGCCGATAATACCGGACGAGCCGCCGGCAGAAAAAGCATCCGGCTCCGCCGGGTCAATCGCCCAGGCTTTGGAAGAAGTCATGACCGACTTTGAAGCGGAGTATGAACGATTGTCGATATTGGTTCGGCCGGTGGCTAAACGGATGTTTCAGCAAGGCACAGGTCTGAAAGTTGATGAGTGGCGGGTTTATGCCGGAGAGATGAGCCGTGTGCTAACCACAGGGGTCCCGGATGACGTCAAGGTCGCCGAATATCTGAACAAGCTTGGCCGGTTACGCGATTACCTGGCTAAACAGGAGATAGAGGCGCCGAACTGGTTCAAGGATCCGGATGATCTTGTGGCGGTGCTGGAGAGTTTAGCCTTTCGCAAACAGGTGGTTGCGGACCTTATTGTGGCGTTAGAGAGCGCAACACGATAA
- the ligD gene encoding non-homologous end-joining DNA ligase: MVEKISTTIDGHQLEISNSAKVFFPQDGITKGELIQYYLKIAPAMLLHLEDRPLSFQRFPDGIGGEGFFQKATPDYYPDWIKRAPLPGEKETTRYAIADSKAALVYFAQQAVITHHVWLSRRDKPHNPDLIIFDLDPQNEDFETVREAAFGLRELLTELKLNSYVKTTGSRGLHVAVPLDRVADFERAKAFARAVATHFESRQPEVLTTEIRIAKRGERIFIDTARNNYAQTAVAPYSVRARKSATVAVPITWKELENRGLKSDSFNINNVFDLLSDRPDSWQTIYRNGQSLDQAEKILESMH; this comes from the coding sequence ATGGTAGAAAAGATTAGCACTACAATCGATGGTCACCAGCTGGAGATTTCCAATTCAGCCAAAGTGTTTTTCCCTCAAGACGGTATCACCAAAGGAGAACTGATTCAATACTACCTGAAGATCGCTCCTGCAATGCTACTACACCTGGAAGACCGGCCATTATCGTTCCAGCGTTTCCCCGACGGCATCGGCGGGGAGGGCTTCTTTCAAAAAGCGACGCCCGATTACTACCCTGACTGGATCAAACGGGCGCCGTTACCCGGTGAGAAAGAGACCACCCGTTACGCTATCGCCGATTCAAAAGCCGCGCTCGTCTACTTCGCCCAGCAAGCCGTAATAACCCATCATGTCTGGTTGTCGCGCCGGGATAAACCACACAACCCCGATCTCATTATCTTCGACCTTGACCCCCAGAACGAGGATTTTGAAACAGTGCGTGAGGCGGCGTTCGGATTGCGTGAACTTCTGACGGAACTCAAACTTAACAGTTATGTTAAAACAACCGGTTCCAGAGGTTTACACGTGGCTGTTCCCCTGGACCGAGTAGCTGATTTTGAGCGGGCAAAAGCTTTCGCCCGTGCGGTGGCGACCCATTTCGAAAGCCGGCAACCGGAGGTTCTGACGACCGAAATTCGAATTGCCAAACGCGGGGAGCGGATTTTCATCGATACCGCCCGGAATAACTACGCTCAAACGGCCGTGGCGCCGTATTCGGTGAGAGCCCGGAAGAGCGCGACCGTTGCCGTCCCCATCACATGGAAAGAACTTGAAAACCGTGGTCTCAAGTCGGATAGCTTCAATATCAACAACGTCTTCGATCTGCTAAGCGATCGCCCCGACTCATGGCAAACGATCTATCGAAACGGTCAATCGTTGGATCAGGCGGAAAAAATACTCGAATCGATGCATTAA
- a CDS encoding response regulator — translation MVIKILIVDDQAPIRQLVRGILSDEYQVLEAASGEEALQVAREEIPDLVIMDILMPGMDGLTACSQIKCHPVTSAIPVLVLTIIDYDLNRRFAENLGADGYITKPFTPDELRQAVAKHLNPAKI, via the coding sequence ATGGTTATAAAAATATTGATAGTAGATGATCAGGCTCCAATTCGCCAATTGGTGCGCGGTATTCTGTCCGATGAGTACCAGGTATTGGAAGCTGCCAGTGGTGAAGAAGCGTTACAGGTAGCCCGGGAGGAAATTCCCGACCTGGTCATCATGGATATTTTAATGCCCGGGATGGACGGGCTGACCGCCTGTAGTCAGATTAAGTGTCATCCTGTCACCTCAGCGATTCCGGTGTTGGTACTCACCATTATCGATTATGACCTGAACCGCCGTTTCGCCGAAAACCTCGGAGCCGACGGTTATATCACCAAACCATTTACTCCTGACGAACTGCGGCAGGCAGTGGCAAAGCATTTAAATCCGGCCAAAATCTGA
- a CDS encoding DOMON domain-containing protein encodes MKLIHLRKYLLLFFSMVLSAGLILPGCGGTTPPPTTSAPPTDTSPTGPLGFASGRYSYSQTYNDIITVAVSNTDDTVSIGIKARTTGWVAIALSPGLNKPDSDLWIGFVSNDGQVTLLDSFNPGYSGNHPLDSILGGTNSLFAITGSEVNGITTIEFKRNLTTGDARDIRLFDGVNAFIWAIGTTDNTFEEHSFVGFGEMTISIQHG; translated from the coding sequence GTGAAGTTGATTCATCTACGTAAATATCTGTTATTGTTTTTTTCAATGGTTCTAAGCGCCGGTCTAATACTTCCCGGTTGTGGAGGCACCACTCCCCCCCCAACTACATCCGCCCCACCAACCGACACATCCCCCACCGGTCCGTTGGGCTTTGCTTCAGGACGATATAGTTACAGCCAGACCTACAACGATATTATCACGGTAGCTGTCAGCAATACCGATGATACGGTGTCCATAGGCATCAAAGCCAGGACCACCGGGTGGGTCGCCATCGCACTTTCACCCGGCCTCAACAAACCCGATTCAGACTTATGGATCGGTTTCGTGAGCAATGATGGCCAGGTAACTCTGCTGGACTCATTTAATCCCGGGTACAGCGGCAATCATCCCCTGGATTCCATTCTTGGCGGCACCAATAGTCTATTCGCTATTACCGGCAGTGAAGTGAACGGCATCACCACAATTGAATTCAAACGCAATTTGACTACGGGTGATGCACGGGATATCAGGTTGTTTGACGGTGTGAATGCGTTTATTTGGGCAATCGGTACTACCGATAATACTTTCGAAGAGCATTCTTTTGTCGGTTTCGGCGAAATGACCATCAGTATTCAACACGGCTAA